One stretch of Argiope bruennichi chromosome 3, qqArgBrue1.1, whole genome shotgun sequence DNA includes these proteins:
- the LOC129962843 gene encoding piggyBac transposable element-derived protein 2-like, translated as MEEHRSVYFVDTDGKKKLLTDEIWNALSSGSDDDFDDSDEDPTFNPNVLFNRNSEDISDNNNDSESSENEVNIQNESSTSGNKTLEEKSKKVKKEKIKLVWKKKSLQVNPEIITFSGDTHVQQTPEKPLNVTSSDIRKYLGICILSSVSSVKDFRLYWNPAVGISLIQNSMPVNEFEKIRRYLHFNDNNAFSTDLQGGQDKFFKLRPLIDELQKSFLSIPMEECLCVDEQMCATKARHHLKQYMPDKPHKYGYKLFILSGVSGFAYNFEIYGGKELDVANILQEPDLGASSNVVIRLTRPVQENVNHKLYFDNYYTSIPLQVYLKKKGILSLGTIRRNRIPDCKLPTERELKLQVRGSITEFVAEYDGCELSNVSWKDNKTVTMLSTFAGTNPVSEVQRFDRKQKCHVKVNCPYVIKTYNKHMGGVDLLDSLIGRYKIIMRSKKWYFRLFYHLLDLTIINAWLLYKRVHKQKRNSEKPMKLVTFRLQLAETLCLHGQVKSLKRGRPSSAEETVGKQSKKACRKEPPKDIRFDRIDHWPEHSTNKQRCKMLNCKGFTRVQCMKCSIPLCFYKEKNCFRDYHLQ; from the exons ATGGAAGAGCATAGGTCTGTTTACTTTGTTGATACAGatggtaaaaagaaattattgacagATGAAATATGGAATGCTCTTTCGAGTGGAAGCGATGATGATTTTGATGATAGCGATGAAGATCCTACATTTAATCCTAATGTTCTCTTCAATAGAAATTCAGAAGATATTTCTGACAATAACAATGATTCTGAATCATCTGAAAATGAAGTGAATATTCAAAACGAAAGTTCGACTTCAGGTAACAAGACATTAGaggaaaaaagtaagaaagttaaaaaggaaaaaattaaacttgtatgGAAGAAAAAGTCTTTGCAAGTAAATCCTGAAATCATAACTTTCAGTGGAGATACACA TGTACAACAGACACCTGAGAAACCTCTGAATGTAACATCAtctgatataagaaaatatttgggaATTTGTATATTGAGTTCTGTATCAAGTGTTAAAGATTTTAGATTGTACTGGAATCCTGCTGTTGGAATATCTCTCATTCAAAATTCTATGCCCGTtaacgaatttgaaaaaataagaagatatctTCATTTCAATGACAATAATGCATTTTCAACTGATTTGCAAGGAGGCCAGGATAAGTTTTTCAAACTGAGACCTTTGATTGATGAACTTCAAAAATCTTTCCTTTCCATTCCTATGGAAGAATGTTTATGTGTCGATGAACAAATGTGTGCTACTAAAGCTAGACACCATTTAAAACAGTATATGCCTGACAAGCCCCATAAATACGGTTACAAACTCTTCATTTTGAGTGGAGTATCCGGATTTGCATACAATTTCGAGATTTATGGTGGCAAAGAACTTGATGTTGCTAATATACTTCAAGAGCCTGATTTAGGAGCTAGTAGTAATGTAGTTATTAGATTAACTCGTCCTGTTCAAGAAAATGTTAATCACAAACTTTACTTTGACAATTATTACACTTCTATTCCTCTGCaagtatatttgaagaaaaagggAATTTTATCTCTTGGAACTATTAGAAGAAATAGAATTCCAGACTGCAAACTTCCAACTGAAAGGGAGCTGAAGTTACAAGTTCGTGGATCCATCACTGAATTTGTGGCTGAATATGATGGCTGTGAACTGTCAAATGTATCATGGAAAGACAATAAAACTGTCACAATGCTCTCTACATTTGCTGGTACAAACCCGGTAAGTGAAGTACAGCGCTTTGACAGGAAACAAAAATGTCATGTAAAAGTAAATTGCCCTTACGTTATAAAAACTTACAACAAGCACATGGGAGGTGTGGACTTACTTGACAGTTTGATTGgaaggtataaaataataatgcgaaGCAAAAAGTGGTATTTTCGgttgttttatcatttattagacCTGACGATTATCAATGCTTGGTTGCTGTATAAGAGAGTGCACAAACAAAAGCGTAACAGTGAAAAGCCTATGAAACTTGTTACTTTTAGATTGCAGTTAGCAGAAACTTTGTGCTTACATGGACAagtaaaatcactaaaaagaGGGAGACCATCAAGTGCAGAGGAAACAGTTGGAAAACAATCAAAAAAAGCTTGTCGAAAAGAGCCTCCAAAAGATATTAGATTTGACAGAATTGATCACTGGCCAGAGCATTCTACAAATAAACAACGATGTAAAATGTTGAATTGTAAAGGATTTACAAGAGTACAGTGCATGAAATGCTCAATTCCTCTATGTTTTTATAAAGAGAAGAACTGTTTTAGAGACTATCATTTACAGTAA